The following coding sequences lie in one Haematobia irritans isolate KBUSLIRL chromosome 3, ASM5000362v1, whole genome shotgun sequence genomic window:
- the mahe gene encoding maheshvara has translation MYANGYTATAPGVGGPVPNYGNANAGAPPRADRPHYQRNANGMANGSVGAVSGGYGGAPANMPGGYGGAPQNAGGYGGGYRGNFNPMMANGGFYNNASGGFQPRAKSSNFGPRYQKPQNGGGYQGNNMYKPSINLANLSKEERAELQREKAKNPGRTLDTPEWHNLQPFKKNFYNPHQNTVNKSEQEVEEMRAELQITVSGNDIPHPISSFDECTLPEYTIEEMKRQGFTKPTAIQAQGWPIALSGRDLVGIAQTGSGKTLAYMLPAMVHIANQPPLQRGDGPIALVLAPTRELAQQIQSVVRDYGHLCKPEIRHTCIFGGSSKVPQARDLDRGVEVIIATPGRLIDFLENRTTNLKRCTYLVLDEADRMLDMGFEPQIRKVIEQIRPDRQVVMWSATWPKEVQALAGDFLNDYIQINIGSMNLSANHNIRQIVEVCQENEKPQRIVKLMNEILPTTNNAANNSNKIIIFVETKIKVEEILQIIRNEGYTATSIHGDKSQAERDLTLKDFRNGKSNILIATDVASRGLDVEDLQYVINYDYPNSSENYVHRIGRTGRCQQLGTAYTFFTPENAKQARELISVLEEAGQQPNPALIDMARSMGGNGNGRNNNNRRWMQNSGGNNQQRNNPLNYQANGGGSNAGGYTPKPHYQQYGNSGGNNFNGGNQGGNPGISRNTNGGMGNWNNRSNGQFNGNGQDQGQGGNRPYRPRAPFNGANSGGPRPVMGGGFMHPHMAPHMQQGAGYMPQQQQYRPRGQYMPPNGNAPRFQQQQQFQKREYQQQQQHPNGQFNKPQTQQMENNQVQNENAAAQQQQQQMANIAAAVAAAGGQVGGPAEYPSNVSTPPAGALYAAPAQSPPTSAGAAYMYDASGMLAAAGNPYATGQFGPPPTAYYAHPHQFTTAAAPNGNGAGTPGAEMLGQQQQ, from the exons ATGTATGCAAACGGTTATACTGCTACTGCTCCCGGTGTTGGAGGTCCGGTTCCCAATTATGGCAATGCTAATGCCGGTGCCCCACCACGAGCTGATCGCCCACATTATCAACGCAATGCAAATGGTATGGCTAATGGAAGTGTCGGTGCTGTTTCTGGAGGCTATGGGGGTGCTCCCGCCAATATGCCAGGAGGTTATGGTGGCGCTCCACAAAATGCTGGCGGTTATGGTGGAGGTTACCGCGGCAATTTCAACCCTATGATGGCTAATGGTGGTTTCTACAATAATGCCAGTGGAGGCTTTCAACCACGTGCCAAAAGCTCCAATTTTGGGCCACGTTATCAGAAACCCCAGAATGGCGGAGGCTACCAAGGAAACAATATGTACAAACCATCGATTAATTTGGCCAACTTATCGAAAGAAGAACGTGCCGAATTACAGCGCGAAAAGGCTAAAAATCCCGGACGTACTCTCGATACACCAGAGTGGCACAATTTGCAgccttttaagaaaaatttctacaatccACACCAAAATACTGTGAATAAAAGTGAGCAGGAAGTCGAAGAGATGCGTGCAGAATTGCAGATCACAGTTTCTGGCAATGATATCCCTCATCCGATTAGTTCATTTGATGAGTGTACTCTCCCTGAATATACCATAGAGGAGATGAAGCGCCAAGGTTTCACCAAGCCTACAGCTATCCAAGCCCAAGGTTGGCCCATTGCTTTATCGGGTCGTGATTTAGTTGGTATTGCCCAAACTGGATCTGGCAAGACCCTGGCTTATATGCTACCCGCTATGGTCCATATTGCAAACCAACCGCCATTGCAACGAGGAGATGGACCCATAGCTTTGGTTCTTGCTCCCACTCGAGAGTTGGCCCAACAAATCCAGTCAGTTGTGCGTGATTACGGTCATCTGTGCAAACCAGAAATTCGCCACACATGTATTTTTGGCGGTTCCTCAAAAGTACCCCAGGCACGTGATTTGGATCGTGGTGTAGAAGTTATTATTGCCACACCTGGCCGCTTGATTGATTTCCTGGAGAACCGTACCACAAATTTGAAACGTTGcacatatttggttttggatgaAGCCGATCGTATGTTGGATATGGGTTTCGAACCCCAAATTCGTAAAGTCATTGAACAAATACGTCCAGATCGCCAAGTTGTGATGTGGTCGGCTACATGGCCCAAAGAGGTGCAAGCTTTAGCCGGTGATTTCCTCAACGATTACATACAAATCAATATTGGATCCATGAATTTGTCAGCAAACCATAACATTCGTCAAATCGTTGAAGTTTGCCAAGAAAATGAGAAGCCCCAACGAATTGTAAAACTTATGAATGAGATTTTGCCGACAACAAATAATGCCGCTAATAACagcaacaaaattattatatttgttgaaACTAAAATTAAG gttgaaGAAATCTTGCAAATCATTCGTAACGAAGGCTATACCGCCACTTCTATACATGGTGACAAATCTCAAGCTGAGCGTGATCTAACCTTAAAAGATTTCCGTAATGGTAAGTCTAATATTTTAATTGCTACCGATGTTGCTTCCCGTGGTTTGGATGTTGAAGACTTGCAATATGTCATCAACTATGATTATCCAAACTCTTCGGAAAACTATGTTCATCGTATTGGACGCACGGGACGTTGCCAACAATTGGGTACCGCCTATACATTTTTCACACCAGAAAATGCCAAACAGGCTAGAGAATTAATCTCAGTATTGGAGGAAGCTGGACAACAACCAAATCCAGCTTTAATTGATATGGCTCGATCAATGGGTGGTAATGGCAATGGTCGTAACAACAATAACCGTCGATGGATGCAAAATAGTGGAGGTAATAATCAACAACGTAATAATCCTCTGAATTACCAAGCTAATGGTGGAGGAAGCAATGCTGGTGGCTATACACCAAAACCCCATTATCAACAATATGGAAACAGTGGAGGTAATAACTTTAATGGTGGCAATCAGGGTGGAAATCCGGGAATATCCAGAAATACTAATGGTGGTATGGGTAATTGGAACAATCGTAGTAATGGTCAATTTAATGGCAATGGCCAAGATCAAGGACAGGGAGGTAATAGACCTTATCGTCCACGAGCTCCTTTCAATGGAGCCAATAGTGGTGGACCTCGTCCTGTTATGGGTGGTGGCTTTATGCATCCCCATATGGCACCCCATATGCAACAAGGAGCCGGATATAtgccacaacaacaacagtatCGGCCACGTGGTCAATATATGCCACCAAATGGTAATGCCCCACGTttccaacagcaacaacaattccAAAAACGTGagtaccaacaacaacaacaacatcccaATGGTCAATTTAATAAACCCCAGACCCAGCAAATGGAAAATAACCAAGTTCAAAATGAAAATGCAGCCgcccagcagcagcagcaacaaatgGCAAATATTGCAGCAGCAGTTGCGGCTGCAGGTGGCCAAGTCGGTGGTCCAGCAGAATATCCTAGCAATGTGTCTACACCACCAGCAGGTGCTCTGTATGCTGCCCCAGCCCAATCGCCACCAACCTCGGCAGGTGCTGCTTATATGTACGATGCTAGCGGTATGCTGGCTGCTGCCGGAAACCCATACGCCACCGGCCAGTTTGGACCACCACCTACAGCATACTATGCCCATCCACATCAATTTACAACTGCTGCTGCTCCCAATGGTAATGGGGCTGGCACACCTGGGGCAGAAATGTTGGGCCAACAGCAACAGTAA